Sequence from the Methanosarcina siciliae T4/M genome:
CTTTTCCAGTAAAGGCCTCCCATGAGGGGGAAGAAATAGGAAGCACTTGCAATAAAGGTTGCAATATGAATCGCATCAATAATATTGGGGATAACAAAGGAGCCTGCGGTTGCAGCAAGCACAATAATGAGCACGCTAATCCGGTTTACAACCATCATATCCTTCATTGTAGCATCAGGCTTTATATACCTCTGGAAAATGTCCCTTGAGATACAGGAAGCTCCGGAGGTTGCAAAAGTGTCCGCACATGACATGGAGGCTGCTGCAAGCCCTATTGCGCTGAGGGCTACTATCAGGGGGGCTGAGACGAAACGTTCGCTGACAAAAGCAAGGAGTGCAGGTTCTGCCTGAGCCATGCCTGCAGGGAAACCCATGCCTGCGATGTCAGGGTAAATGTTGTTAAAGGCTATTGCGATTACAGCACATGCCGCGAAAACCACAGTGATCATGAGGGACCCGAAGACCATCCCGAGTCGGGCTGATTTAGCGTCTTTTGCAGCCCAGACCTTCTGCCAGGGATCCTGTTCCGTAATCCATCCCGGGATAATTGCAAACACAAATATAAGGACCATGGGAATGCCGATGGAGAGGGGGTTCCACCAGTCATAAGATACGTTCCCGAAAAGTTCGGAGCTGCTCATTGCAGGAGTGTTAAGGCCTCCGTCAGCTACGGTACCTACTGCGGCAAAAGCCATTGCTATTGTGAATATGGAGAGGAAAGAAAACTGGACGACATCGGTCCAGACTACCGCCGAAAGTCCTCCCAGGGTTACGTAAAGGGAGACCGCAATTGCAACGATAGCAGCAGCATAAAGCGGGTCAACGCCATAGAAGACCTGAAGCACCAGGGAGAACCCTGTAACATCGGCTACCGCAAAAAGAATCATCACCACGGTAATGATCAGGGCAATCGGCCATCGGACTGCACTGCCATAGCGCTGTTCCAGAAGTTCGGGTTGTGTGATTGCAGGCAAGTTCTTGATTTTCCCTACAAGCAATGCAATGATGAGGAGGGCAAGGATGTTCGGGGCAACAAAAGCCCATATGGACCCCATTCCCT
This genomic interval carries:
- a CDS encoding sodium:solute symporter family protein produces the protein MDGYNIFLILLAVYIAGLVAIGWYFNKKQKSVTDFWLAGRRIGPSALGFSAAASWLTAGGILAVIGYYMLQGMGSIWAFVAPNILALLIIALLVGKIKNLPAITQPELLEQRYGSAVRWPIALIITVVMILFAVADVTGFSLVLQVFYGVDPLYAAAIVAIAVSLYVTLGGLSAVVWTDVVQFSFLSIFTIAMAFAAVGTVADGGLNTPAMSSSELFGNVSYDWWNPLSIGIPMVLIFVFAIIPGWITEQDPWQKVWAAKDAKSARLGMVFGSLMITVVFAACAVIAIAFNNIYPDIAGMGFPAGMAQAEPALLAFVSERFVSAPLIVALSAIGLAAASMSCADTFATSGASCISRDIFQRYIKPDATMKDMMVVNRISVLIIVLAATAGSFVIPNIIDAIHIATFIASASYFFPLMGGLYWKRATKEGAFAGMVVGFVVQATLVSLDLIKTPPMAANYLESVHPALMSHGVIVGMGLSAIAFFGVSLMTKPSSRINLAPFFEEEAEELARYEAREINEKDPSYGAFLKNVDEKVAGERAHLQLNLRASGTLSWHELVEKLKSSSPAWVTPTGLDSVYRLTHGDMLACVTVTRGSEERDIWLKAEPRLETVGRQKKELFTAYEELKKVLGQKGVNLDFY